In the genome of Oncorhynchus clarkii lewisi isolate Uvic-CL-2024 chromosome 4, UVic_Ocla_1.0, whole genome shotgun sequence, one region contains:
- the LOC139407385 gene encoding cholesterol 24-hydroxylase-like — MALFHLIAGWIGYVLMCLLALILIVFLCFCLYIKYIHLKYDHIPGPPRDSFIFGHSAILMEISNGRVIHDKFLEWSRTYGPVYRINGMHIVMLFVTCPDTTKEVLMSPKYPKDSLVYKGLFNLFGQRFLGSGLITAHNHDAWYKQRRIMDPAFSSLYLRGQMGAFNERAERLMDKLADMADTNTAANMHQMFNLVTLDIITKVAFGVDLDLLKESDTPFPKAIEMCLKGMVHYVRDSTFQLYPKNKKFINEVKASVQLLRSTGRRWINERKMAIQNGEDVPKDILTQILKTAGKEENKDNEDEELMLDNFVTLFVAGQETTANQLAFAVMELGRLPEILANAKQEVDDVIGVKQEISFDDLGKMTYLSQVLKETLRLYPTAPGTSRFIPNDITINGIPIPAGVTCFFNSYVCGRLDKFFEEPLKFDPERFHPDTAKPYYCYYPFALGPRSCLGQSFAQMEAKVVMAKLLQRFDFSLLPGQSFDILDTGTLRPKSGVVCSIRHRGQTAAA; from the exons ATGGCACTTTTTCATTTGATTGCAGGTTGGATTGGTTATGTTCTTATGTGCCTACTTGCTTTGATTTTGATCGTATTTCTCTGTTTTTGTCTGTACATAAAATATATTCATTTGAAATATGATCACATACCGGGACCACCAAGGGACAG TTTTATATTCGGACATTCCGCAATCCTGATGGAAATTAGCAACGGTCGAGTTATCCACGACAAATTCCTGGAATG GTCTAGGACATATGGACCGGTGTACCGTATCAACGGTATGCACATTGTGATGCTGTTTGTCACCTGCCCTGATACCACCAAG GAAGTGCTGATGTCACCAAAGTATCCCAAAGACTCACTGGTCTACAAGGGTCTTTTCAACCTGTTTGGACAGAG GTTTCTGGGAAGTGGTCTGATTACGGCTCATAATCATGATGCGTGGTACAAACAGCGAAGGATCATGGACCCTGCCTTCAGCAGTCT GTACCTACGTGGTCAGATGGGTGCGTTCAACGAGCGGGCAGAGCGTCTGATGGATAAACTGGCAGACATGGCTGACACCAACACAGCCGCCAACATGCACCAAATGTTCAACCTTGTGACCCTGGATATCATCACCAAG GTGGCGTTTGGAGTGGATCTTGATCTGTTGAAGGAGAGTGACACTCCGTTCCCCAAAGCCATAGAGATGTGTCTGAAGGGAATGGTCCACTATGTCAGAGACTCCACCTTCCAG CTCTACCCAAAGAACAAGAAGTTCATCAACGAGGTGAAAGCGTCCGTTCAGCTATTGCGTTCGACAGGCAGACGGTGGATCAACGAGAGGAAAATGGCCATCCAAAATGGCGAGGATGTCCCTAAAGATATCCTGACACAGATCCTCAAGACGGCTGGCAAAG AGGAAAACAAAGACAATGAAGATGAGGAGCTTATGCTGGACAACTTTGTAACGTTATTCGTTGCGG GTCAAGAGACAACAGCCAATCAACTAGCTTTTGCTGTCATGGAACTGGGAAGGCTGCCAGAGATATTGGCCAA TGCGAAGCAAGAAGTAGATGACGTCATCGGGGTGAAACAGGAAATCAGCTTTGATGACCTGGGGAAAATGACCTACCTGTCTCAG GTGTTGAAGGAGACTCTGAGGTTGTATCCCACGGCTCCAGGTACGTCTCGCTTCATCCCCAATGACATCACCATCAACGGCATCCCCATCCCAGCAGGAGTCACATGCTTT TTCAATTCATATGTCTGTGGACGGTTGGATAAGTTCTTTGAGGAGCCGCTGAAGTTTGACCCAGAGAGGTTCCATCCGGACACTGCCAA GCCCTATTACTGCTACTACCCCTTCGCCCTGGGACCACGCTCATGTCTGGGACAGAGCTTtgcacag ATGGAGGCGAAGGTAGTGATGGCCAAGCTGCTCCAGAGGTTTGACttcagcctgctgcctggccagTCCTTTGACATCCTGGACACTGGCACTCTGAGACCAAAGAGCGGAGTGGTGTGTAGCATCAGACACCGAGGACAGACAGCCGCAGCCTGA